In Oryzias melastigma strain HK-1 linkage group LG10, ASM292280v2, whole genome shotgun sequence, the genomic window GCATGAGGctcccaacaagctcactcctgattggtctgATTGGCTTGCTGActatttctggctccaacatggcggtgttcAAATTGCAACAACAATGGCGACTGACATGACTTAtgtggttggagctggaagtaaactacactcactcgctccagttctcttatacagtcgataattatatgtatatatacaaaGTGCACCTGCTGTTGGTTCAACAGGTATCGAACCACCGTCCCGAAGCCTCTCATGACTTTAATGAGCTCTGCGTCAGTGCAACACTGCGGCACGGAGCTGAAGGACACCACCCTGCTGGACTCCAACTGTAACAGAAGCGGATCATCAGTCAGCGGAGGAACCATGGAAACATCCGACAGGAGAACGGACTCATCAGACTCACCTCAGACTCTTCACCGCCGTCACCTTCACCTgtaacaaagcagaaaaaactcaACCAGGGCATCAGGATCCGAATCTTCTGGGGTTCTGAGGTCTACCTTGATCATCTGAGTGAACTTCATCCAGAGTGATGCAGTTCTCCAGGTCCACAGGGAAACCAGCATCCTCCTGAGGATCATCAAGGAGAACTTCAGCCTCTCCATCCTGTTCAATACTGACCCTCATGAAaacaccatgttcaggttagagtctcactccaatcatctcttGATACGccgtaaaagtgttcccagtggtcctttgATGATGATTATGTTGTTTCTGGCCacaatctaaaaacctgtgttgttttctaggacatagtttctgcagagcagagtctatgatttgtgggcgggactgttggtgtgggaTAAACCTGACCCCATTTCCATCATCCATGTGTACACACTCTCCCATCTCCCACTAGCTAGCTTACAGTTAACTTCTTTTGtaggaaaaaacataaatataaagaataaatacctttttttttttttcaaaatagaggttcatatgttttcttttcaaaataaaagactccttTAGTCACATGGAATCAGCTAAATGCTGCCAACAGGTAATGTAACGTCAGCAgtgataaattaatttatttattttaccaattGTGGTAGATCTAtgccaaaaatacatgaatccaATTCAAAAAATAGTTCAGCCAATTGTGACTCTCGCTGTATTTCTCAACAcataaggcacacttaaaaattgtaaaaaaaaaattaaaaaatttgtCTTATAATCCTGTTAATTCTAGTTGTGCTTTCAGAGTTCCAATAGATTTTTCGTggtacaaaacacaaaaaaatctgatgttttaGCCCATTagttttgaaaaactaaaaaccagagagccacaatggaagggtgaaagagccacatgaggctctggatctgcaggtttcagacccctgaCTCAACATTAGTGGtccaacaaaaacaatgagccatactggagctatccagcggtacagttctgatccagattactgctcagacgagggaaacaaagacgttcatggatggatctgtctccaagtggatgcatcagaatgaaacAGAACTGCGATTTAGGTCCCGCATAACTactttaagctttatttaactgcatttttttgtctgctcctgattcacaatttgaaaaagaaatactcagaaatgcattttaatcttaattttcttcatatatgtcctccattgtcagaAAATTGCAGGGGATCAAGTCAAACacaccattttcatttgagtgggcctttaaaaaaactgtatggTTTTCTTTCAGACTTGAGgagtagatcaggggtgtcaaactcaatcgcataatgggccaaaatccaaaacacatctcaggtcgcgggacgaacaggataaacatttattgaacatttattgaacatttattgaacatttttaaaactttaaaactgtaactttttaacataattatgaactagatgtatagcattacccgtgataatgctagtgtgaatgctgtaagctgaatttgactgctgaagatgctgaaattgatagttaaaaacgttgaagctgatagccagctattattttagcaaaatgccaaatttgcctaaaaaaattaaaaaagaatacttaggttagccaaaacagatagcatgtagctgaaaaaatagctaaacttcaaaatagcctaaaaaaacgaaaaaaaaaaaaaaaaaattagccaaaacagctagcatgtaaatattagcttaattccaaattagcctaaaaaacgtctaaaaaagcctaaattaggcaaaactactaacatgtaactgaaatattagctaaactccaaaacagcctaaagaatgaaaaaacctgaattagccaaaacagctagcatatagctgaaatattagctaaactccaaaatgagcaaaaaaaaaaaaaaactgaaagaaaagcctaaattagccaaaacagctagcgtgtaaatattagcctaattttaaattagcctaaaaaacttaaaagaaaagcctaatttagccaaaacagctagcgtgttgctgaaatattagctaaacagctGCAGAAAGAACAAACGTGTGACAAGAGCGGCTTGAGTGCAGTCTCAccgtctcctcctcttcctcctccttcatctcaCTCATCTCCTTCACCCTCTCCTCCTGATCTTCAGCGCCTGCATCCTTCACGTCCATCTCCTCAACCTCAGTTTCCATCTTCTTCTCCTGTTCTTCTGTAAATTGAACATACATCTTTTTGAGCCTCAAACTtctattttttccctctctcaGAAGATGCAGACACCTCCTCAGCACCTTCCTCCatgtcctcttcctccttcaggCTTTCCTCGTCTTCATCCTTGATCATCTTCCCGTCCTCCGCGATCACCTCCATCCCCTCGTCTGTGGACATGCTGaagaaaaccttttcagaaTGTTCTGTCTTTGAGTTCTAACCGAAGCCACGTTTGAGGAGCTcacctgtcctcctcctccagcttctccttctcctcctcctcaccagcagcagcaggttctTCACGTCTGATGTCAGCTGTGATTgtctgctgctcctctctaGGAGGCTctgagcagagaggaggatgaggagcagaAGGTCAAAATGAAGTTCTCCAGCTGATGTTAGATTGAGAACAATACTgactgattatttatttttgtaaagtggatgttctggttctgttggttctggATTGAAAGTCAAGCTGCTGTCAGACCTGTCAATCATCAGAACCCCACCCCCCCATTCTGCCCCGAACAATTGTTTCATAGACCCACAGAGtaaggttctggttcctcacCTGCTTCCTTTGAATTCTCTTTATTCTGGTTCTGTCTGGAGGAATTGCTGGACTGTTCTATGGACTTGGACCTGGTTCTGCTTCTCTCTGAGCCGTCTTTGGATCTGGACCTGGTTCTGCGGTATCTTCTGGACATTTTGCCGTCTCTTgatctgctcctcctgctcctctccgaTCTTTGTCTGGATCTGGACCGGGTTCTGGAGCTCTTTGAATCTCTGGATCTGCCTCTTGACCTGGACCTGCTTCTGGTCCTTGTCGGTCTTCTGAGGTCCGAGTCCTTGGCTGGTTCCTCCTCTTCATATTTCTTGGCTAATGAAACCTTCCTGCAGGTGGAAGAAGAGCAGTAGGACTTTCAGAAGCCGCAATTACAGTTGgatcagaaccagcagaaccaccTACAGCAGGCTCCTGTACTCATCAGAGAAGGCCACTCTGATGATGCTGTCGTTGATCTTCAGCTTGTTTGAGGAGTAATAGTTGACCAGCTTCTGAGCTTCAGCAGAGCTTTTCATCTCAACAAGCACCTGGACCACAGACACAAAGAAGACCGTCAGGACGGGGTCTTGGATGAACCTCTGGGCCATTGGCGCCGTGGCTCACCTTGGACGGCAGGACCAGAGTGTAGAGCGGTGCCCCGAACCGCTTCACGATGCTGATCAGATCCGAGTATCCGTCCTTTCCGTCCGGAGCCGGAGTGAAACTCACCACCTGGGAGCTCTGAGAAGACACAGCATCATCCAGTGATGACCTCTGACCCAGACCGGCCCGATCGGCTAAACACGCCTGATCCAAGTAATCAGCCGAGTAACAGTTTTACTGAAAGAATTCTGTTCAAACCACCTGCTCAGCAGGGAAAACCGTCTCCACATTAATGAATTGAAGCACCAAGGTGCTGTCAAACCAACAAACCAAGAAGCAGATGAAGGACAAACTCTTCATGTTCCatcaagagaaaacaaacctttttatattaatgggataaattcataaattaatcttttatagcaattttttaaaaaaattgagtttagctgatatttagGCAACATTCTAACATTTTAATCTGTTCTCTATTTAGTTTACTaggaatttcaggctattttggaggttagctagtgtttaagcaacaagttagcttttttagctaatctgacatctactaaggtttttggggctaatgtggagtttagctcatatttcagcaacacactaaatatttttgcaaaattagcagGTATTAGGGATTTATAagcatttttacaacaaaatgttaagaaatttaggtcaactttggTGCTCTATCATAGCTCTTTAACAAAAGTCTTTcagaaaatttaacattttgcaaacagcttttgcattttcagcaaatccctttagtaattaaagtaaattatgtcaccattttcagcaataagtttcagcatcttcagcgacaaCCTTCTAGTTTAATAAACTAacatcttcattgtctttattcttagtttaaagctaatggtggTTAACATgcgtgctttacatccactttgcacatgacttGATAAGTccactaatcgaaaaaaatcatCCTTGATTAGTCAAcgattaaaataatcgtttgtggcagcactatcaTTCCCACATGGAGAAACATTCCTACTAGAGAAAGATTATTGAGCCACAGAGACTTCTAGGTCATCAGCAGAACTTTCTGTGCATCCTGTAAACCTGGGTTGATTCTGGAAAGGAACATCAAAGCTACAGTCAAACACGGTGGAGGGAGTGTGATGATAGGCTGGATATACAGGAGTGGAGGCTCAAGATCATTGGGGTTCAGCAGCAGAACGATGGTCCAAGCTCAGCAGGTCAGAACATGAAGGTTCTGGAGTTTCACCTGACTGAGACTGTTTATGACAGTAACCCTTCGTTCATGGAGGGAAATCCTCCAACGTGTCTGAATTAGAacaataatgtaaaaacatgtagggGGAGGAAACCTCCTGTACTTCTAACTGTACAGGAGGTTTCTGTTAGTTTCCATCTGACCTGTAGAAAGCTGAAGGTGCTGGAGATGCTGAACTCAATCTGCTTTCCGTTAACGGTTGGAGGATAGTTGGTGTGAAACTTCACCAAGTCCTTGGCCTGATCGATGGATCCCAGCTCCACGAACGCCTGCAGGGATGAAAGGCAGCATGAAACAGCAGCTCCAGCATGATGGGTTTGACTTCACTTATTCATGTTAGTGTGTGAGATACCGGGAGCCATAGTGTGTTACTGTAACTGTCTATACTACAACGTCCTTTATAACAGCTGTCCCCACCGTGCCGGTTCATGGGACATTTGGCAGCAGGACACAGAGAATAAAAGACACGacctgctttttttctgttcaaatctgattctgaagaaagttttattttggaaatctacaggattctctccaccacatccgaCTCATGTCAAGTCGGCCGGTCAAGTGTCGTTTGATCAAACAGATGTGTTTCCAGTTTTTgcctaatctggagtttagctaacatattagcattatgctagatggtttttttgtgctaatttatgCATATTCTCagtatttttggctaatttggagttaagataaaatgttaatattatgctagtgttttgtttttctactttagATATGTTTCTTgcttaatttggagtttaagtaACATCTTAGTATGATGCTAGCTGATTTAATttctttgctaatttagacatgtttccgaTTTTTTGCCTAACTTGAAGTTCTAGTATTTTGCTtgccgttttctttttttttttgctattttagccatgattttaattttttgcttaatttgcagtttagctaacattttagcattatgctagctgtttttttgctaattttcttgctaatttagacacttttccatttttttgcctaatttggagttaagctaatattttagcaatatgccagtgtttttttgttgtttttttcgctaatttagacatttttccaattttttgcttaatttggagttaagttaacattttagtaacatgcttgtgaatttttaccaatttagacatttttccagttttttgcttaatttggagttaagttaacattttagtaacatgcttgtgaatttttactaatttagacatgtttccaattttttgcctagtttggcatttggctaacaCTTTAGCAcgaagttagctttttttttgctgatttagacatgtttccagttttttggctaatttggcatttagctaacattttagagagctttcagttttagcattttcagctaactaCTCTGGAATCtttagcagccacattcagcttacagcattcacacttgctatacatctagttatACAGAGTTTTTCATTGTGTACTATTGTGCTACTTAAAAACTGAGTCCCCTCAGTGTGTTTGGGTGCCGTGATGATAATACTCACCAAAGATGGAAACATCAGGATCTTAAGGATTTTCCCAAAAGGTTCTGTCAGTTTTCTGAGATACGCCTCGTCTACAGACTGAGCTGGAAACTTCACACAGACCACCTTCCCTCTATCAGAGGCCGgctacacacacaaacaggcaCACAGTCACGTTACAAAAGATACCCGAGCTCGAACATGATGAGGGATTATCTCTTTACCTTCTGCAGCGCCTTATCCGCCTGCGGGGCTGCAGGAACAGAAAGTGTTTGGGTCGGCTGATACTGATCCAAACGTGGAAAAGGTTTAGAAAAGACTGAGCTGATACCTTGGCTCTGACTCGGGTTCTTCTTCTCTGGTTCTTTTGCTGTTCGAGCGGGCCTTCTTTCATCCTTCCACCTCTCTGATTTGCTTTCATCACTTCAAAAGAATGCAGGAGGAATAAATGAAACCTTCTGGTTAATGAAGGTGGTGGTTATCTGAGTGCAGAGGAACGAGGAAGACCTTTCAGCAAAGTCCCCCTCCACAGGAAAGAATGAAAACATGGATGTACTAAAGGTGTCCTGATGAGGAGTACTTACCTTCATctggaaaaaagttaaactattactatttttaatttaacctgGAAAATGCCAACCAATATGAAGAAATGCTGTCATTTTGGTGATAAAACAATCTTCTTGGCTTTCAATCATTTGGTTTCTATAATTCATGGTCTTTGGTGTCCGGGTAGAACCTGTCAGAGATGTCTTGTTCTTCACACAGAAGCTGGAGGTTGGTGCTCGACTCACCTTCTGATGTTCTTCAAACGACAGTCCCAGTGAGGAAACCTGCAGAGGAGGTGGACCCATGAGTGGCAGAGACACCGACTGCTGTTCACATACAAACCAAACTCTAAAGGAACAGTCCAGTTTTTATGATATTCCAAATATTTCTACATCTCTCAGCagcaacaaattattctaatttaaacatttatggatCTTTGGCTTTCAGTGTTTGCTAtggggctgccacaattagtcgaataatcaacgactaatcgacaattaaaatagtcaatgactattttaatagtcgattagtcgttactttacattatatgtagtcagagtgtagtaaagttgaaagttataatgtcattctgctagttttctggaatattttggcatttattaagatttttggtgtttagctaatatttcagctgcatgctagctgtttttgctattaaattttttcagttttttaggctaattttgatttttagctaatgttttagctacatggtagctattttggcaaatttttcgaatttttttaggctgttttgtagtttagctaatatttcagctgcatgctagctattttagctaattttgactttttttgtttttaagctaatttggtatttaactaatttttttgctggctatcagcttcagcattttcagctattaatttctgcatcttcagcagccaaattcagcttacagcattcacactagtgttatcacaggtaatgctatgtagtttgtagttagtttatagctaatgatggttaagatgtgtgctttacatccagtttgcgcatgaccagattagtccaccaatcataaaaataattgttgattattcgactatcaaaataattatttgtgggAGCACTATtctgaccagaggcccctcaaagtggatgcatcagaatggagtggagcaggaagcttgagGTCCACTCAGTGTCACaaataagatatttttcaatctgcatttttttcttctgctcctaattcacaaccatttgaataaagctTGCATTTACAAACGTTtgagcttagttttctttatatatgtcctccatcataagaaaaatgccacaggaacatgttaaaaacacaaaaaaacacgaTTATCTTTAAAAGAAGTTGTGTATCTGAGGACAAACCAGTCTAATCCAGGTTAAAGAAGCGGGTCACGGGGCAGTGCTCTGTTCAGGACACTGTGATCCGGGCCTGTTGGTGTGCAGCCACTCACCTCTGCAGCAGTTTGAGCTGTCCGTCTGCATGCTGAGTGCAGTTTGTGTGCTGGGTCCAGGCCTGAAACAAAAACCACTGGCAGTCAGTGTTTGCCTTCACAGAGCTTCCAGCTGCAGCTCCCATCATCCCTCAGTGCTTACCTGCATCTGGAGGAGAAGAGATGAACTTACCTTCTCAGAGAGCACAGTGATGTCACACAGAGAGCACGAGTACGGGAACACTTCCGGAGCCATCCCATGGAAGTCCTGAGCTTCTTTCTTTGAAGGCATTGAGCTGGAGAACCTGCTGCTCCTTCCAGATGAAGATCCAAACAACGACCCGGAGGAGGGCCTGGCCTCCCAGGCTTTGGACCGGCGCTCATCAGGAGGAGGAACTGCTCTGTGTCCAGTTGGTCCGAGACCAGAGAAGCGAGAAGGAAAGACTTGTGGTGCTGGTGCCGCTGAGGGGGTCAGAGCAGTCTTACCATAATCAGAGTGACTGGGCCTGTAGTCGAAGTCCGTCTTGTGTCTGAATGAAGAAGAGGTTGCGGGTGGAGACCTGACAGAGCTGAAGGTCGAGGGACTCTCCCAGCGGTTGGAGGGGATGTCAGACTTGGAAGTGGAGGATGAGATATGGCCCAGCGGGTACTGAACCAGCTGGCTGTGCTGCTCATCTCTATCCCTGTGGGAAAAGCTGGCCGAGGGCCGAGGGGCGGAGATGGAGGGGAAAGAAGACGAGGAGGCGGTAGGAGGCAAAGGTTCACCGCCGCCCCTCTTCCCTTTGATCTGTTTGAGGATGTGTGGCAGCGAGTCCACCGTCAGGACGTCCTCAGGTAGCTCGGCCAGTACAGACAGATCTTCAGGTTCCAGACCGCAGCTGCTCAGGATGCTGAGGACTCCATCCTGGGAAGATGGCGGCGCCGCAGAACCTCTGGACGACGACAAGGAATATGAGGGCGTAGAGAAAGACTCATGTGGACGTCTGTAAAGGTTGGCGTCTGGCGCCGAGCTGGAACGACGTGGGTCAGGTCGGAGGTCAGAGTCAGGCAGCGACCGCTGGTAAGGATAGTTGGAAGACATGGTGGAGGGCTGTGGACAAACGCAGATGAGAGATGTGACCAGAGAAAGTCCGAGGACCCTTGAACTCAGCACAGCCAGCTGTAGGAGGAGGAATCACGGGAGGAACATCTGGATCTGAAGATCCCAGCTCACCTGAGAAGATCTGACCACCTGAAACTCAACAAGGAAACAGCAGAGCTCTCAGCTCCAGAAACACACCAGCCTCACCTGGAACCGCGAGCCCCTGAACAGGTGAGCTCCAGTGTCGGTAAACCCACCAGAGGAGACTGCTTAACAATgcggctaaaaacattagctcgAGAAGCTAACAACAAGAATCCGGCCGACTCACCTCAGAAAAACCACCAACACTTGGAAACGACACGCAGAACCATGCGGAACCTAAATGTAATCGCTCGATGTCTAAAAATAATCCCTTTTTGAAAGAATCACCGGTGAGATTTGAACGGTTTCCCCAACCCTCTTCTATCCCGTTCAAGTCCACAGTGAAGCACAGCGCCACCTGTGGGCGTGGAGGGAGATCGACCCTGAAACAGATCGAAACAAATCCTTCATTCAAAATCGATCGATCCTTTTCCTTAATGGGGCACCGAATGAAAATGTTTACCTCTTTGAAATGACATGAGAATTATACCACATTTAAACAATTCTAACTAAATGTGCTGGATTTATATCCCATTTTGTCactatatataataaataaaaatgatctgtgacttcaagtttttttattaacaaaatatttcagCAATACAGCATGAATATCTAAAACACATAATTATTATGTATTAATATAAATGTCTCATAATAAAACAGCACACACATACAAGATCTCAAATCAAattaagagaaagaaaaaaactaaaagtaaacaAAGTCGCACAAGAGTAAAATATATGCatgtatatataaacatatttttct contains:
- the matr3l1.1 gene encoding matrin 3-like 1.1 — its product is MSSNYPYQRSLPDSDLRPDPRRSSSAPDANLYRRPHESFSTPSYSLSSSRGSAAPPSSQDGVLSILSSCGLEPEDLSVLAELPEDVLTVDSLPHILKQIKGKRGGGEPLPPTASSSSFPSISAPRPSASFSHRDRDEQHSQLVQYPLGHISSSTSKSDIPSNRWESPSTFSSVRSPPATSSSFRHKTDFDYRPSHSDYGKTALTPSAAPAPQVFPSRFSGLGPTGHRAVPPPDERRSKAWEARPSSGSLFGSSSGRSSRFSSSMPSKKEAQDFHGMAPEVFPYSCSLCDITVLSEKAWTQHTNCTQHADGQLKLLQRFPHWDCRLKNIRSDESKSERWKDERRPARTAKEPEKKNPSQSQAPQADKALQKPASDRGKVVCVKFPAQSVDEAYLRKLTEPFGKILKILMFPSLAFVELGSIDQAKDLVKFHTNYPPTVNGKQIEFSISSTFSFLQSSQVVSFTPAPDGKDGYSDLISIVKRFGAPLYTLVLPSKVLVEMKSSAEAQKLVNYYSSNKLKINDSIIRVAFSDEYRSLLKVSLAKKYEEEEPAKDSDLRRPTRTRSRSRSRGRSRDSKSSRTRSRSRQRSERSRRSRSRDGKMSRRYRRTRSRSKDGSERSRTRSKSIEQSSNSSRQNQNKENSKEAEPPREEQQTITADIRREEPAAAGEEEEKEKLEEEDSMSTDEGMEVIAEDGKMIKDEDEESLKEEEDMEEEEQEKKMETEVEEMDVKDAGAEDQEERVKEMSEMKEEEEEETEDAGFPVDLENCITLDEVHSDDQGEGDGGEESELESSRVVSFSSVPQCCTDAELIKVMRGFGTVVRYLLNQQQASVEMSSPSEAQKAAEELNSKCISINGCRLIGFVSRENIRLADGRDVTGDEDEERKSDPRNETSERLEPTNSEPGEAREEAHGKQALEEVVQEGEETPETSQESPSDKTEENETERKPPGRRDTVKRKGAPQNRRGSPKSQRTHEEKITVSNAPEVSEDENRPDGQDLQQQRGTEGLSDSGEPEVTDHPETAEQNSEAAPPLAPVGGATEAEKTAKAVGTEFVRPVVGYYCNLCQLIFYDEDEAKGDHCRTPAHYAKYQEKTGKDPWTS